The Neoarius graeffei isolate fNeoGra1 chromosome 25, fNeoGra1.pri, whole genome shotgun sequence genome includes a region encoding these proteins:
- the LOC132873258 gene encoding SCAN domain-containing protein 3-like, with the protein MSKKQQTSLESFFGLGKGEKRSSIDDNNDPGSNPKKKKGSFNRRYDDSYLKFSFTQTGDSHAPNPLCVVCGDKLSNESMKPSKLIRHLETKHPTLKNKPLEFFERKKQEQDSQKLMLKTTTSVNVALLRASYRVVCQIAKSKKPFTIGEELILPSAQDMCNEMLGEAAAKKIGSVPLSASTVQRRINDIAEDIEAQLLQRLKGSPWFAIQVDESTDVENRAILLVFVRYIFEEDVEEDLLCVLSLPTNTTGAELFRALDGYVSGKLDWSFCIGVCTDGAAAMTGRLSGFTARLSEVAPDCEHTHCVIHREMLASRKLSPELNAVLNDVVKMVNFIKAHALNTRLFEQLCEEMNAEHKRLLLHAEVRWLSRGKSLARVFELREPLQAFLAGKQSDLAAHFSDEHWVSKLAYLCDIFALLNELNLTLQGRMTTVFKVADKVAAFKAKLDQWGRRVDKGVFDMFHLLVGLLGETEPAPALSQLVRDHLVGLSKEFDRYFPASRDPRDKNEWIRNPFARIPDHLSVQEEAQLIELANDGGLKTKFDQTNSLPAFWVNAKRGYPEIAVKALKTLLPFPTTYLCEAGFSAMTVTKTKLRNRLDISNTLRVSLSNITPRWDILAAGKQAQGSH; encoded by the coding sequence ATGAGCAAGAAGCAGCAAACGTCCTTAGAAAGTTTCTTTGGTTTGGGTAAGGGTGAAAAGAGGTCCAGCATCGATGACAATAATGATCCCGGAAGCAACCCAAAGAAAAAGAAGGGATCTTTCAATAGGAGATATGATGATTCCTACCTAAAATTCAGCTTTACACAGACCGGTGACTCGCATGCTCCTAATCCGTTGTGTGTGGTGTGCGGGGACAAGCTGTCGAATGAGTCTATGAAGCCATCAAAGCTCATTCGACACCTTGAAACTAAACACCCCACACTTAAAAATAAACCTCTTGAATTCTTTGAGCGCAAAAAGCAAGAGCAAGATTCACAAAAACTCATGCTAAAGACAACTACTTCTGTGAACGTGGCTTTGCTAAGAGCCTCGTACAGAGTAGTGTGTCAAATAGCTAAGTCAAAGAAACCATTCACTATTGGAGAAGAGCTAATTCTGCCTTCTGCCCAAGACATGTGCAACGAAATGCTTGGGGAGGCAGCAGCCAAAAAGATAGGCTCGGTACCTCTTTCTGCCAGTACTGTGCAGAGGCGCATTAATGATATAGCGGAGGATATTGAGGCGCAGTTGTTGCAGAGGCTAAAAGGGTCGCCGTGGTTTGCAATTCAGGTAGACGAGTCCACTGATGTGGAAAACAGGGCAATACTTCTCGTTTTCGTGCGGTACATTTTTGAGGAGGATGTTGAGGAGGATCTGTTGTGTGTGCTCTCCCTTCCAACAAACACCACAGGTGCAGAGTTGTTTCGGGCGTTGGATGGTTACGTGTCAGGGAAATTAGACTGGTCCTTCTGCATCGGTGTATGTACTGATGGGGCTGCGGCGATGACTGGGCGGCTGTCTGGTTTCACTGCGAGGCTGAGCGAGGTTGCACCTGACTgcgaacacacacactgtgtcattcacagagaaATGCTGGCCAGCCGTAAATTGTCACCGGAGTTGAATGCTGTATTGAACGATGTCGTTAAAATGGTCAACTTCATCAAAGCACACGCACTCAACACCCGGTTGTTTGAGCAGCTCTGCGAAGAAATGAATGCAGAGCACAAACGCCTTCTCTTGCACGCAGAGGTCAGGTGGCTGTCGAGGGGGAAGTCACTGGCCAGAGTGTTCGAGTTGAGAGAGCCTCTGCAGGCATTTCTGGCAGGAAAACAGTCTGATCTGGCTGCGCATTTCAGTGATGAACACTGGGTGTCAAAACTCGCCTACCTCTGTGACATTTTTGCTTTGCTTAATGAGCTCAACCTGACACTTCAGGGGAGAATGACGACTGTCTTTAAAGTAGCAGACAAAGTCGCTGCATTTAAAGCAAAGCTGGATCAGTGGGGGCGTCGTGTAGACAAGGGTGTATTTGACATGTTTCATTTATTAGTGGGGCTATTGGGGGAAACGGAGCCAGCGCCAGCTCTATCACAGTTGGTTCGTGACCATCTCGTTGGGCTGTCGAAAGAATTCGACCGCTACTTCCCAGCCTCCCGAGATCCGCGTGATAAGAATGAATGGATCCGCAATCCATTTGCAAGAATTCCTGACCACCTGTCCGTTCAGGAGGAAGCGCAGCTGATCGAGCTGGCAAATGACGGTGGTCTTAAGACTAAATTTGACCAAACAAACTCTCTGCCTGCGTTCTGGGTAAACGCCAAACGGGGATATCCGGAAATAGCCGTAAAAGCGCTCAAAACGTTGCTGCCCTTCCCAACTACTTATCTTTGCGAGGCCGGGTTTTCCGCAATGACAGTGAccaaaacaaaactgagaaaccgATTGGATATTTCAAATACATTAAGAGTGTCACTGTCCAACATCACCCCCAGATGGGACATTCTAGCTGCAGGGAAACAAGCACAGGGCTCACATTAA